The following nucleotide sequence is from Caldibacillus debilis DSM 16016.
TGGGCCATAACTTGATGGTGACGCCGAAGGAAGTGGACGTGTTCATGGAAAGGATGGCCAACCTTTTGGCCGCAGGGATCAACGCCGCTTTGCATGAGGCCGTCAACCGGGACAACGCCGGATTCATGACCCGCTGATTGTCCTATTCCGACGATTTCATTCATATGGATAAAATAAGATCTTTTCGACGGGTGATCCCATGTTTCGATTCTTTTTCAAATGTCTGTTTGTCGCCTGTTTGCTGTTTATCGGCGTCATTCTCGGAATGCAGGAAGCCAATGAAGGGTTAAAAAAAATGAAAGGATACGACGACCCCCGTTTCGGAGACGTGTTTTCCGTCGAAGAAGGCCATGGGGAAAACTACGAGGCGACCGTTTTCGGGCAAAGCGTCGTCAGCCATGATCCGGATGGCAAGGGGACCGGGCTGAAAGAAACCAGAGGCTTCGATTTCTTTTCCGAAATGGGGAAAAAGGCGTCAAAAGCCGTCTCCGATTTCGTTTCCTACCTTTTGTCCTTTTTGGAATGAAAGGTTAAGGTCGGACCGGGGAAGGGAAGGGCGGCCGGATCTGGAGTGCGTCCGGCCCTTTCTTTTTATTGAATATGGCCGGGGCTATTGCTATAATCTAAACTAGTGATTTTGCCCATTGTTGCAGGAGTGAACGGAATGAACGCAAAAGACAGGCGGGACCGCCAATCGAGGATCCGGAATTTTTCCATCATCGCCCATATCGACCACGGAAAATCCACCCTCGCCGACCGCATTTTGGAAAAGACCCACGCCTTGACCGCCAGGGAAATGCGGGAACAGCTGCTGGATTCGATGGATCTGGAGCGGGAGCGGGGGATCACGATCAAATTGAACGCGGTCCAGTTAAAATATCGGGCAAAGGATAACCGGGAATATATTTTTCATCTCATCGACACGCCGGGCCACGTGGATTTCGCCTATGAGGTTTCCCGCAGCCTGGCCGCCTGCGAAGGGGCGATCCTGGTCGTCGACGCGGCCCAGGGGATCGAAGCGCAAACGCTGGCGAATGTTTATTTGGCCTTGGACAACGATTTGGAAATCATCCCCGTCATCAACAAGATCGATCTTCCCAATGCCGACCCGGAACGGGTTCGGAAGGAGATCGAAGACGTCATCGGCCTGGACGGGAACGATGCGATCCTCGCATCGGCGAAAACGGGGCAGGGCGTCGATGAGATCCTGGAGCGGATCGTCGAACGGATCCCCGCGCCCGAAGGGGATCCCGACGCCCCGCTGAAGGCGTTGATCTTTGACTCCCTGTACGATTCCTACCGGGGGGTAATCGCCTACATCCGGGTCGTCGACGGAACGGTGAAACCGGGCGACCGGATCAAGATGATGGCAACGGGAAAAGAATTTGAGGTCGCGGAAGTGGGCGTGTTCACCCCGAAACCGGAAAAACGACCGGAGCTCTCCGTCGGAGACGTGGGCTACCTTACCGCTTCGATAAAGAACGTCAGCGACACGCGGGTCGGGGATACGATCACGAACGCCGACCGCCCGGCGGACAAGCCCCTTCCCGGTTACCGGAAGCTGAATCCGATGGTTTATTGCGGCCTTTACCCGGTGGATTCCGCCCGGTTCGATGATTTGCGGGAGGCTTTGGCAAAGCTGCAGCTCAACGATTCCTCCCTCCAATACGAACCGGAAACGTCCAGCGCCCTCGGATTCGGTTTCAGGTGCGGATTTTTGGGGCTTTTGCACATGGAAATCGTCCAGGAACGGCTGGAAAGGGAGTTCGGCATCGATCTCATCACCACGGCGCCGAGCGTGATTTACCACGTCCATTTGACGGACGGGACGGTCCTGAAAATCGACAACCCGTCCAATATGCCCGAACCGCAAAAGATCGACCATATCGAGGAACCGATGGTCCGCGCGTCCATCATGGTTCCGAACGATTTCGTCGGTTCGGTCATGGAGCTTTGCCAAAAGAAGCGGGGAAGTTTTAAGGACATGCAATATTTGGATGAGACCCGCGTCCTCATCTCCTATGAAATACCTTTATCGGAAATCATCTTCGACTTTTTCGACCAGTTGAAGTCAAGCACGAAGGGATATGCTTCCCTCGACTACGAATTGCTCGGCTACAAACCTTCCAATCTTGTGAAAATGGACATTTTGCTAAACGGGGAAAAGATTGACGCCCTGAGTTTCATCGTTCACCGGGACGCGGCCTATGCCCGGGGGAAGGCGATCGTGGAAAAATTGAAGGAATTGATTCCCCGCCAGCAATTTGAAGTTCCCGTTCAGGCGGCCATCGGCAACCGGGTGATCGCCCGCTCGACGATTAAAGCGATGCGGAAGAACGTGCTGGCCAAATGTTACGGCGGCGACGTCTCGCGGAAACGGAAGCTGCTGGAGAAGCAAAAGGAAGGCAAGAAGCGGATGAAGCAAGTCGGATCCGTCGAAGTGCCCCAGGAAGCGTTTATGGCCGTATTGAAAATTGAGGAATGATGACGGGATCATGAGGTTAGCGGCTGGGAACCCCTGCTGGCCTCTTTTTTTCATTTGCCCGGGAGAAGGTAGTGATGCCCTTGATCAGAGCAATGTATATCCATATTCCTTTCTGCACCCACATTTGCCACTATTGCGATTTCAACAAAGTATTTTTGAAGGGGCAGCCGGTGGATCAATATTTGGAAGCCTTGCGGAAGGAGATCGCCATCGTTTTTCGCGAACACCCTCCTGCCGCCTTGGAGACGGTGTATATCGGCGGCGGGACGCCGACGGCCTTATCGGAGAAGCAGTTGGACCGCCTGATGGACATCATCCATTCCTTCGTGGACGCGGGAAAACTTAAGGAATTTACCGTCGAGGCGAACCCGGGGGATTTGACCGGGGAGAAATTGGCCATATTAAAAGCGGCCGGCGTCAATCGTTTGAGCATCGGCGCGCAAAGTTTCAACGACAGCCTCTTGGAAAGGATCGGCCGCACCCACCGGGCCAAGGACGTTTATGAGGCGGTAGAACAGGCCAGGAAAAGGGGATTTGAAAACATCAACATCGATCTCATGTACGCCCTTCCCGGGCAGACGGCATCCGACGTCCTCCGCTCCCTGGACCATTTGTTCCGCCTGGATGTGCCCCATTGTTCCGCCTATTCTTTAATCGTCGAGCCGAAAACCATTTTCTATAATCTGCTGAGAAAAGGGATGCTGGCCCTCCCGGCCGAGGATGAGGAGGCCGACATGTATGAAAGGATCATGGAGGAAATGGAAAAACGCGGCCTGCATCAATATGAGATCAGCAATTTCGCGAAAAAGGGCTTTGAAAGCATGCATAACCGGATTTATTGGGACAACGAAAATTATTACGGCTTCGGGGCGGGCGCCCACAGCTACATCGGCGACCGGAGAATAGCCAACATCGGTCCGGTGAAAAAATATATCGAGAAGCTGGAGGCGGGACAGCTTCCGGTCAGGGAGGAGCAGCGGCTGTCGCTCCGCGAACGGGTGGAAGAGGAGATGTTCCTCGGCTTGAGGAAAACGGAAGGCGTGTCGGTTGCGAAATTTGAAAAAAAATTCGGCTTTTCCCCTTTTGCCTGGTACGGGGAGCGGATCCGCAGGCTGGAGGAGGAAAACCTTCTCGTTGCCGAAGGGGGGAAAATCCGGCTCACCAAGAAGGGAAAATTGCTTGGGAACGTGGTTTTCTCGCAGTTTTTGGTCGGAGGTTAAACATTGACAGATTGCCGCTGATTTGATAATTTATTTATAGGTTTAGCACTCGGGGTCAAAGAGTGCTAATAGGAGTGATCGTCATGTTGACAGACCGGCAATTGCTCATCTTACAGGTCATCATTGATGATTTCATTCAATCCGCCCATCCGGTCGGATCCAAGACTTTGGCGAAGAAAGGGACGCTGTCCCTGAGCTCGGCCACGATCCGGAATGAGATGGCGGATCTGGAAGAGTTGGGATATATCGAAAAGACGCACACTTCATCGGGCAGGGTGCCCTCCGAAAAAGGATACCGGTTTTACGTCGATCATCTGCTGTCGCCGCAAAAATTGAACAACGAGGAAATGGAATCGATCCGTTCCCTATTTATGGAACGGGTTTATGAATTTGAAACGATCGTGGAAAGGTCGGCCCATGTCCTCTCCGAACTGACGGATTATACGGTGATCGTTCTCGGTCCGGAGGTGAAGGACCACAAGGTCAGCCGGCTGCAGATCATTCCGTTGAACGAAGAAATGGCCGTGGCCATCATTGTGACGAACACGGGCCATGTGGAGAAAACCATTTTCTCCATACCGCCCAATACGAAGCCCGGCGACATTGAAAAGATCAACAATATCCTGAACAGCAAACTGATCGGCGTGCCTTTGCTGGAACTGAAATCCCGGCTGAACGAGGAGACTTACTCCCTGCTGCGGAAGCATCTCGATAACGTGATGATCATCGATGCGCTGAACGATATGTTAAATTTGCCGCTGAACGATCAGGTGTTTTACGGCGGCAAAACGAACATGCTGAAACAGCCGGAATTTCAGGATTTCGAAAAAATCCAGAAGCTGTTTGATTTCATCGAGGAAAACCAGGGCTTTTTCCATTTGTTGAAGAAGATGCCGAACGGGATCCAGGTGCGGATCGGAAAGGAAATCAACGTGCGGGAGATGGATCAGTGCAGCCTGATCACCGCGACATACAGCATCGGGGATGAGCAATGCGGCACGATCGCCATCCTCGGACCGAAGCGGATGAACTACGGGAAGGTCATTTCCCTCTTGAATATTTTCAGCAATAAATTGACAAACGTTTTAACGGAACTCTATTACGGGAAAAGGAAAGGATAGACAGGAAAGATCTTTCTGTCCTGTCTATTTTCTTTGATCTTTGGAGGTGGAAAGGAGCCTTGTCAGAAGAGAAATTGGACGCTTTCGCCAACCGGGAGGAGGCTGGGAAGGAAGAACCCGGCTCCGAAAACGTGCCCGGGAAGGAGGCGGAGCGAATGGAAGCTGCCGAATCGGAGACAAACGCCGGACCGGACAAAAACGGGGAGGAAACCCGGAAACCTTCCCCCAATGAACCGCCGGCGGAAGGTTTAAAGGACGAAGGAAAGGAGCAAGCTGAAGAGAAAAAAGAAGGGAAAGCGAAGGAAAATCCCGAAACGGAACAACAGGCTGACGAAGGGGAAACCGCAAAGGCGGAAGGGGAAGCCGAGAAATTACATAGGGAGAAGGAACAATTGGAACAACAAATCGATGAACTGAAAAGGGAACTGGAAGAAAAAGACAACCGGTATTTGCGGCTGTACGCCGATTTTGAAAACTACAAGAGAAGAACCCGAAACGAAATCGAAGCGATCAAGAAATATCAGGCCCAGGATCTCATCGCCGATCTTCTGCCGGCGATCGACAATTTTGAAAGGGCGCTGAAAAGCGAAGCGAAAAGCGACGACGCTAAGAACATCCTGAAAGGCATCGAAATGGTTTACCGGGGGATGATGGAGGCCTTGGCCAAGGCGGGCGTCAAACCGATCGAAGCCGTCGGCCAAGCGTTCGATCCCCGTTATCACCATGCCGTCATGCAGGAAAAGAGCGAAGACCATCCATCGAACGTCGTCCTTGAAGAATTCCAGAAAGGATATATGCTGAAGGACCGGGTCATCCGGCCTTCGATGGTAAAGGTTAGCGAATAATGACATTCTTCGGAAAATGGAGGTTGGGAAAATGAGCAAAATTATCGGTATCGATTTGGGAACCACCAACTCTTGCGTCGCCGTTCTGGAAGGCGGAGAACCGAAGGTCATCCCGAATCCGGAAGGGAACCGCACAACCCCCTCCGCCGTGGCCTTTAAAAACGGCGAACGCCTGGTGGGCGAAGTGGCAAAAAGACAGGCAATCACGAACCCGAATACGGTTCTTTCCATTAAAAGACATATGGGCACCGATTACAAAGTGGAAATCGAAGGGAAAAAATACACGCCTCAAGAGATTTCCGCGATCATCTTGCAATATTTAAAATCCTATGCGGAGGACTATTTGGGAGAGCCGGTGAAAAAGGCCGTCATCACCGTTCCCGCCTACTTCAACGACGCGCAAAGACAGGCGACGAAGGATGCCGGACGAATCGCCGGCCTGGAAGTGGAACGGATCATCAACGAACCGACGGCCGCCGCTCTCGCCTACGGCTTGGACAAAGAGGATGACCAAACGATCCTCGTCTTCGACCTCGGAGGCGGTACGTTCGACGTATCGATCCTCGAACTGGGCGACGGGGTATTTGAAGTGAAGGCGACCGCGGGCGATAACCATCTCGGCGGCGATGACTTCGACCATGCGATCATGGACTACCTCATCGAAGAATTTAAGAAGGAACACGGCGTCGATCTTTCCAAGGATAAAATGGCCCTGCAGCGGCTGAAAGACGCGGCGGAAAAGGCGAAAAAGGATCTTTCCGGCGTCACGAGCACGCAAATTTCCTTGCCCTTTATCACCGCCAATGAGTCCGGGCCCCTCCACCTGGAAACAACATTGACCCGGGCGAAATTCGAAGAACTGACCGCCCACCTCGTCGAAAGAACGTTGGGCCCGACCCGCCAAGCGTTAAAGGACGCCGGTCTGACGCCGGCCGACATCGACAAGGTGATTTTGGTCGGCGGTTCGACGCGGATT
It contains:
- the hemW gene encoding radical SAM family heme chaperone HemW, producing the protein MIRAMYIHIPFCTHICHYCDFNKVFLKGQPVDQYLEALRKEIAIVFREHPPAALETVYIGGGTPTALSEKQLDRLMDIIHSFVDAGKLKEFTVEANPGDLTGEKLAILKAAGVNRLSIGAQSFNDSLLERIGRTHRAKDVYEAVEQARKRGFENINIDLMYALPGQTASDVLRSLDHLFRLDVPHCSAYSLIVEPKTIFYNLLRKGMLALPAEDEEADMYERIMEEMEKRGLHQYEISNFAKKGFESMHNRIYWDNENYYGFGAGAHSYIGDRRIANIGPVKKYIEKLEAGQLPVREEQRLSLRERVEEEMFLGLRKTEGVSVAKFEKKFGFSPFAWYGERIRRLEEENLLVAEGGKIRLTKKGKLLGNVVFSQFLVGG
- the grpE gene encoding nucleotide exchange factor GrpE; the protein is MEAAESETNAGPDKNGEETRKPSPNEPPAEGLKDEGKEQAEEKKEGKAKENPETEQQADEGETAKAEGEAEKLHREKEQLEQQIDELKRELEEKDNRYLRLYADFENYKRRTRNEIEAIKKYQAQDLIADLLPAIDNFERALKSEAKSDDAKNILKGIEMVYRGMMEALAKAGVKPIEAVGQAFDPRYHHAVMQEKSEDHPSNVVLEEFQKGYMLKDRVIRPSMVKVSE
- the lepA gene encoding translation elongation factor 4 — its product is MNAKDRRDRQSRIRNFSIIAHIDHGKSTLADRILEKTHALTAREMREQLLDSMDLERERGITIKLNAVQLKYRAKDNREYIFHLIDTPGHVDFAYEVSRSLAACEGAILVVDAAQGIEAQTLANVYLALDNDLEIIPVINKIDLPNADPERVRKEIEDVIGLDGNDAILASAKTGQGVDEILERIVERIPAPEGDPDAPLKALIFDSLYDSYRGVIAYIRVVDGTVKPGDRIKMMATGKEFEVAEVGVFTPKPEKRPELSVGDVGYLTASIKNVSDTRVGDTITNADRPADKPLPGYRKLNPMVYCGLYPVDSARFDDLREALAKLQLNDSSLQYEPETSSALGFGFRCGFLGLLHMEIVQERLEREFGIDLITTAPSVIYHVHLTDGTVLKIDNPSNMPEPQKIDHIEEPMVRASIMVPNDFVGSVMELCQKKRGSFKDMQYLDETRVLISYEIPLSEIIFDFFDQLKSSTKGYASLDYELLGYKPSNLVKMDILLNGEKIDALSFIVHRDAAYARGKAIVEKLKELIPRQQFEVPVQAAIGNRVIARSTIKAMRKNVLAKCYGGDVSRKRKLLEKQKEGKKRMKQVGSVEVPQEAFMAVLKIEE
- a CDS encoding YqxA family protein, giving the protein MFRFFFKCLFVACLLFIGVILGMQEANEGLKKMKGYDDPRFGDVFSVEEGHGENYEATVFGQSVVSHDPDGKGTGLKETRGFDFFSEMGKKASKAVSDFVSYLLSFLE
- the dnaK gene encoding molecular chaperone DnaK; protein product: MSKIIGIDLGTTNSCVAVLEGGEPKVIPNPEGNRTTPSAVAFKNGERLVGEVAKRQAITNPNTVLSIKRHMGTDYKVEIEGKKYTPQEISAIILQYLKSYAEDYLGEPVKKAVITVPAYFNDAQRQATKDAGRIAGLEVERIINEPTAAALAYGLDKEDDQTILVFDLGGGTFDVSILELGDGVFEVKATAGDNHLGGDDFDHAIMDYLIEEFKKEHGVDLSKDKMALQRLKDAAEKAKKDLSGVTSTQISLPFITANESGPLHLETTLTRAKFEELTAHLVERTLGPTRQALKDAGLTPADIDKVILVGGSTRIPAVQEAIRKEIGKEPHKGVNPDEVVAMGAAIQGGVISGDVKDVVLLDVTPLSLGIETLGGVFTKLIERNTTIPTSKSQIFSTATDNQTAVEIHVLQGERPMAADNKSLGRFVLSDIPPAPRGVPQIEVTFDIDKNGIVNVSAKDLGTGKQQKITIKSNSGLTEEEIQRMIKEAEENAERDRKRKEEAELKNAADQLIFTTDKTLKEVEGKVSQDEINRAKEAKEELKKALEKNDIQEIRTKKDKLQEIIQNISVKLYEQTANQSQTQTGGQTGKKPDDNVVDAEYKEVDDNK
- the hrcA gene encoding heat-inducible transcriptional repressor HrcA: MLTDRQLLILQVIIDDFIQSAHPVGSKTLAKKGTLSLSSATIRNEMADLEELGYIEKTHTSSGRVPSEKGYRFYVDHLLSPQKLNNEEMESIRSLFMERVYEFETIVERSAHVLSELTDYTVIVLGPEVKDHKVSRLQIIPLNEEMAVAIIVTNTGHVEKTIFSIPPNTKPGDIEKINNILNSKLIGVPLLELKSRLNEETYSLLRKHLDNVMIIDALNDMLNLPLNDQVFYGGKTNMLKQPEFQDFEKIQKLFDFIEENQGFFHLLKKMPNGIQVRIGKEINVREMDQCSLITATYSIGDEQCGTIAILGPKRMNYGKVISLLNIFSNKLTNVLTELYYGKRKG